A window from Musa acuminata AAA Group cultivar baxijiao chromosome BXJ3-10, Cavendish_Baxijiao_AAA, whole genome shotgun sequence encodes these proteins:
- the LOC103999655 gene encoding uncharacterized protein LOC103999655, giving the protein MNCRSLEEFWPVYVSQHSKPTTRRWHFAGTLSALLSLLLALVLARWPFLLLAPILGYGPAWCSHFFVEGNSPATFRHPLWSLLCDLKMFALMLTGQMNREIKRLGKRPVLHAF; this is encoded by the coding sequence ATGAACTGCCGGAGCCTGGAGGAGTTCTGGCCCGTCTACGTGAGCCAGCACTCGAAGCCCACCACGCGGCGCTGGCACTTCGCCGGCACCCTCTCcgccctcctctccctcctcctcgccctcgtcCTCGCCCGCTGgcccttcctcctcctcgcccCCATCCTCGGCTACGGCCCCGCCTGGTGCAGTCACTTCTTCGTCGAGGGCAATTCCCCCGCCACCTTCCGCCACCCGCTCTGGTCCCTCCTCTGCGACCTCAAGATGTTCGCCCTCATGCTCACTGGCCAGATGAATCGGGAGATCAAGCGCCTCGGCAAGAGACCCGTGCTCCACGCCTTCTGA